Genomic window (Ostrea edulis chromosome 9, xbOstEdul1.1, whole genome shotgun sequence):
atatttaaaatatcaacTTCCTATCCCTATTTGTTCAAAAGACATAGCCCaggttaaaagtttttaaaagtttgtcaaagtccaaggtcaaatGTCTTGGTACCACAACAAAGATCTTTTCATGAGGCATATAtctgtgaaatattaaaacccTCTCCTCCtgggttcaaaagatatagctcAGATTAAAGTTTTCCCTTTAAAGCCGACATCGGGACCATGACAATAGCTCTCCGGACAGTCGTCCAGGCGAGCTAAAAACCGACAAAAAAGTTGGGGAACTGTTTTTGAAAACCTGGTTGTTAGTTACACGGGTATTACTTGTgcatagaataactcagtcaGCTACACCATTGTCACTATCTGCATGTAGAGGTTCGTTTTTGCTATGGTTCGAACCCACCTTTCgcaatatttttacaatttccttttaatttcggtatttcattttttatatcttgtataaaaatatttatattttcctttaATAACCTAGTTAAGATGCATGTTCAGTCTATATAAAAGGCATTTATCTGAAAGCAAATTCCTCGCATAtggagctacatgtatatctcgaGGTAGCACTCAAATTAAAAGCACATCTCTATAATCGTTCGTGTCATTAATCATAAACTATCAATCACATAAATAGGGTGTGTCGGTGGTTAAATCGTTCGCTTTACCATCAGAAGGTCGTGGATTCGACTCCGGTTAGTTCCTTGGCTACGTCATATCTAACACGTAGAACATGAAGTTCTTTCGCGGAACTCTCGATGTTAGAAGCGAAAGTCGCAGGTTGTTCAGATGAGATCTTAAAAATCGAGGTCCAACACAGGATGAAACTATGCCAACCCTTCAAATGAAGGATGGCTGAGCTCTGCCATTCAGTCGCCTTTCCAGGCCATTCTGTAAATGACATAGTGTCATCCTGTGCATTGTCAAGGCAGgtattggcacgataaacaaccctcacaCCTACGATCCAAGACGCGGTTTTATTAAAGGTCTTAAACTCCGGATTAGACACAAACATTGGTGTAGGTGTAACATTGCGTTTAACTTAACGTCGTAACATACATTTACGAATATTGCGTCATACATACATCTTGGTCTAAATTCGTGGTTCTTCGTCTGATGCTGATGACGTCTCGTAGTGCACCAACTGTGGGGCTTTCATCAAGCTAAACATTTATACGTACTATACCAAAGTACCCAATTCTCGTGGTAAAAACTCTAGTATCCACTGTGATATGGGACCTCGGCTGTTGTGTTGAAGTCTCGTCAGggatatcaattttaaatccaAGTGCTCTTTCGAATTGACGATTATCAACACGTTTCAAATAGGGCTTGGTTTCCCACTTCTACTCACGGAAAGACAAACAGATTGAGCTATAAATATTAGGGACAACTGTAGTACACCATATCAGTCAAagctaaaaacaaaaatcaaatcaatagAATGATCCTGTGTTCCCACGTACCAAGCTTGTTCTATTCTAAATCCAAGAAAGTCAAGGTCATTTTAACATCCAATGATTATGATAAAGCCGACACAGTAAACATAGTGACCGTGATAATGATGTTTGTGATTAGAAAAGACCAGAAAGCGAAAAAATCTATAGAGGTGGACACGTGATTCCACACGTACGTTACTTCTCGATTATCGTCACAGGTTTTTGCGATCTTTTgtacttcattttctttcaaatttgaatCCGAGGCGTCGACTTTCCGTGTTCTTTTACATCGTAGTTTACGTTGTAGCTGAACGACCTTGATCCAAAACGTCGGGATTTCCTCTGTCTCGTTTCTGTGGTGTAAGCGAAGTTGGAAAGCTGAGATGATTAGGGCTATAACTCCATATATTAATTGTATAATCAGATACATAGAAATGATCGGTGTATTATCAGAACTCGTGGGAAGAAGTGTAGAAATAATGGTCAGAAAAACAGCGAAAGACAAAAATACAGTCACTGAGAAGGACATCTTTTCTCCTGCATCAACAGGGATGACAAAAACCAGAATGTTTAGATATCCTAAGAATATCACAGGcaaaatgatattcattacGTAATACAATGGTTTTCGTCGAAGCGTTAACGTGAACTTGACTTCAGATTCGCCCTGCTCCTTCTTAATCTCCGAACTCGTGCCCACGATGTCCCATACGCCATTCTCTTCGTATTCATAATATTGAATCCCGTTAGAAGATTTTGTAATCTCGATCTGTTCAACAAAATGACTCCATGTTATGAACTTGATGTCGCATGTCTGCGTGTCGAACGGGAAACGACTGATGTCCATGGCACAGCGGCTTTCAAATACATGAAATGGCCACCAGTTGACCGAGCCGTCATAATTGATCGCGAGATAGTAAAAACTGCCACCCAACTCCTCAAATTTCTTGAATCCATTCTTCAGGACGAGATCGGGCTTCCATATATCAttctgaaatttaaagaaaccgGTTACTAAACTTCTTTAATCAAGAATGATCTCTCTAATCAACGGTGACTACTATTTCCGGTAAGTTGATAAGTATGTATGGTTTAGAGAACGGTCTCTTTTGGAATGTATAAAATGTGTAGAATAGTCTTTTTGtgtaattttatgaaattatactGAATTCTAAATCGAATCTCAGATACGTGTACATATGTTTACGTCTATTTGCAAGTATATTGTGAGATATTCAGACATTTCATATCACCACAACATATATCATTAGTTTTGTAATGAAAAACGAAACAACACCGAATTCCTATTATACCACTGTTAGTTGATGTATTCACTTTCCCATgcatatgtacaatgtatgtttaTTTCCCCCAAGTGTCAGTATTGCCACGTGTTTTCGTTTTTGAAATTCGATAAAGaattttatagaaattaaattatGTACCTGTCATGAAATATATCAAAGGTAAAGATAATGTACTTTGTTATGTTAAACACATTAACTGAGTCTTTTCTCTAAAATTTCGTTTGAAATTGATGTTCTTCCATCATAGACAATGATTAACATGTCTGTTGCACAAACTAGTTCCATGTGATGTTCCACCTGTCCGCATAATCATCACCAAATATGGAGCGCTGACAAGGTCAA
Coding sequences:
- the LOC125658666 gene encoding neuronal acetylcholine receptor subunit alpha-5-like, whose product is MGVKSQNRWKIRNWIFIIFLWSHPVTSQTNQNVLKLMNDIFTNYSSKVRPMISQERPLPLDVSFYLSSINEVSEVKEKLVTTGYIMLEWIDELLRWTPEDYNYTEMIFIPQNDIWKPDLVLKNGFKKFEELGGSFYYLAINYDGSVNWWPFHVFESRCAMDISRFPFDTQTCDIKFITWSHFVEQIEITKSSNGIQYYEYEENGVWDIVGTSSEIKKEQGESEVKFTLTLRRKPLYYVMNIILPVIFLGYLNILVFVIPVDAGEKMSFSVTVFLSFAVFLTIISTLLPTSSDNTPIISMYLIIQLIYGVIALIISAFQLRLHHRNETEEIPTFWIKVVQLQRKLRCKRTRKVDASDSNLKENEVQKIAKTCDDNREVTYVWNHVSTSIDFFAFWSFLITNIIITVTMFTVSALS